Part of the Paenibacillus sp. FSL R7-0273 genome is shown below.
GGGGATACAAGCCTTGACCCGCTGACAGTGCTTGAGGAGATTGACGGTCTCCATACGAATGCGCTTGCTGTTCATCAGCAGCTCCTTAAAATTAATACCGCACTCTATACGGCAGCTTCTGATAATGCGGACAAGGCGCAGGCCGAATCCTTTACGCTCCTGGAGCACACCGTGTCCATCGTCTATTATGCTGCAGGCATAGTGGTTTTGTTGTTGCTGATACTGGCTGTACTGCTGATCCGTTCGTTCCTTGCACCGGTAGGCAAGCTCCAGCATGCGCTGCGTAATATTGCAGAGGGCGATTTGCGGCAGCAGATTAATTCTCCGTACGATGATGAGCTGGGACGGCTCAGCTTTCATTTTGACCATATGGTGACCCGGGTGCGCGAGATGCTGCGCCAGACGGTGCAGGTAGCTTCAACGCTTGCAGACTATTCCCGCTCATTCCAGGAGTCGTCGACGGTTACAGCCAATACAAACCAGGAAATTGTAAGAACCATCCAGGAGATTTCGGTAGGAGCGGACCAGCAGGCTGTCCAGTCTGAGCAAAGTGCGCTGCTGCTGCAGGAGCTGGAGCGGGAAGTGGCGGAGATTACCGATTATACCGACAAAATGCTGGCGACCAGCGGAACGGCTGACCTTAATGCACGCAAAGGCTCGGATACGGTAGGTGAGCTGCAGCGGATTTCAGAGCGCTCGCGTTTCTCTATCGGCAAAGTATATGAAGCGCTGGAAAAGTTGGTTGAGCAGTCGGGCGATATTTCGCGGATCACGAATTCCATTACAGAAATCTCCAAGCAGACGAACATTCTGTCACTGAATGCGGCGATTGAAGCGGCGCGGGCGGGTGCGGCCGGGAAGGGCTTTGCAGTTATCGCTGATGAGGTCCGCCACCTGTCGGTTCAGACCAGCGATTCTTCCATCCTGATCAGCCGGATTATCGGGGAGCTGCAGGAGAATATGGCGGGCTTTGAGAAAGAGATGCTGGACACGAAAAAAAGCCTTGAGGAGCAGGATTCCCAGGTTGCAGAAACCCTGGCCTCCTTCAAGGCGATAGACCACTCGATTTCCGGAATCAGCCGGCAGATTACGCAGATTCACGGTAAGGTGGAGGAGACGCAGCGGATTAATTCCCGGCTGGGGGAATCCATCCATTCCGTGGCATCTGTTGCTGAGCAGACGGCGGCAGGCGTTCAGGAAGTGAACGCATCAAGCACCCAGCAGGATCAGGCCATACACGATATCGCCCGCCAGGCGCTGGAGATCAGCGAGCTCTCACAGCGGCTGTTCAGGGAGATCAATGTATTTAGAATTGAAGAGGATGGAGCCGGGCCGGCCTCCGCCGGCCGGCTGATTAGCATGGATGAGGCGAGACAAGGCAAGGAAGAAGCACCGCTACTCGCTTTGGCTGAGTGAGGCATTGAGCACAGCTACAAGCTCCGGCAGCCAGGCGGTTAATGACAGGAAGACGAAGCCCGCAGAGCGGGCTTTTGCTGTATTCATATACCATGATTCTGTGATGCCGAACGGTGACATATCCTTATCCGCTGTACGTTGCGCCGTTATTGCCTGTTTTCCGGTCACGGCTTCGATCAGTGAAATGACTTCCTGAATGGCAATGGCCCCGTCCGAGCAGGCGTTGACCGGTCCGGTCAGCGGCGAGAAGCCCAGCCAGTAGAGGAAGTCTGCAGCTTCATCCGACCGGATAAAAGAGATCAGCGCCTCCGGATTCGGGATGCCGACCGGCTTGCCTTGCGTGATCTGCTCAATGTGAAAATGCAGCCGGCGCGTGTAGTCATCAGTCCCTAGTACAATTGGAAAACGTACGGCAGCAGCCGGAAAAGCGGACTGGCCCAGCAGTATGGCTTCGGCCAGCCGTTTGCCCTCCTGATAGCTGAAATCGTCCTTCGGGCCCAGACGGACCGGATAATGAGCCGGGTCAAAGCCGGCTTCATGCAGCATTTCCGGGCTGGGATCATATACAGACAGGCTGGAGGTCAGAATGTACCGCCCTGCAGTATCTGCAAAGATATTGGCCGCCGCAGCTGCATCGTCGGGGGAATAACAGATGTTGTCGTATACAACATCAAAGTGCCGGCCGCTAACCGCCTCAGCCAGAGCCTTCGCGTCAGACCGGTCGGCGTTCAGCCGTGTAACCCGGCTGCCGAAATCATCGGCCGTTTGTCCTCTTGTCAGGATCGTCACCCGGGTATTCTCATCCTCAAGCAGGCGCTGAACCAGCCGTTTGCCAAAAAAACGTGTTCCTCCGAGTACAAGTATGCTTCTCATCATTCTCCTCCTTGGTCAGGTATCAGGCAGACATCCGCAGCCCGCCGTAACTTCCGGTGTATCCGTTAGGGGCAGGGACAGCATAATGCCGGGCTTCAACCTTACTGAAGCCGGTGGCCATTGTAATACCTGCAGCCTTCTGCCGGCGCAGGAGCTCCAGCATCACAGGGACCTGCCCCTGCTCGTAGGCCCCGGCCAGTGCGGCCAGCAGCAGCCGGAAATCACTGTCTGCCGGCAGAGCGGGACCGTCGCCGGCCAGCTCTTCGCGTACAGCTGCAAGAGCCTGCCTTGCCCGGTACAGCGCGGCTTTGACCGCACCCTCCGTGGTATCCAGCTGCTCTGCCGCCTCCTGGGCCGGGTAGCCGAGCACATCGCGCAGCAGAAAGACCGTCAGCTGGAGCGGAGGCAGCGATTTAATCAGGGCATGAAATACCGTTTCCAGCTCACTCAGGCTGCTCTGGCCCTGTTCCGCAGCAGTCTCAGCCTGCTGAAGCCCGCGCTCCATTGCACGGTGATGTGCAGATTTACGCCGCAGGCTGTCAATCCAGGTATGCCTGGCAATCCGCAGCAGCAGTGCCTGCCGGTTGGGACTGGCCGCCCACCCGCTGTAGCCCAGCGCCTTGGTCCAGGTGTCCTGAACCAGATCATCGGCCTCATGTCTGGAGCGGGTCAGTGCCAGGCAGTAGCGGTCCAATGCTGTATGAAGCGGGTGTAATCTCTCGTCATCAGCGGCTTTATCCGCCGTATCGTGCTGATCCAGGATAAGCATGTGCGGTCATCTCCTTTTTGGCAATCCTCACCGGAGTTTTAGTTCCCTCTATTATATAAGCGAATAAGTCCGGATTAAAGATACGGGGTTTCTGCAGTTTTTTTATTAGCAGTCTTCGTATCCTTTTCCGTCAGCTGTTCGGCTACAGGGTATCACTCAAGCAACATTCAAGGAGGTATGAAGGATGAGTGTTATCCCTTATGTAGTTGAACAGACAGGCAGAGGCGAGCGGTCATATGACATTTACTCGCGGCTGTTAAAGGACCGCATCGTCTTTGTCGGCGCAGCCATTGATGACCAGCTGGCGAACAGCATTATCGCCCAGCTGCTGTATCTTGCCGCAGAGGACCCGGAGAAGGATATTCAGATGTTTATCAACAGTCCAGGCGGGTCGACTACCGCAGGGTTCGGCATTTATGATACGATGCAGGTAATCAAACCGCAGGTCAGCACTATTTGCACAGGCTTTGCTGCTTCCTTCGGTTCCTTGCTGCTGCTGGCCGGAGCTCCCGGCAAACGGTTTGCGCTGCCGAACAGCGAGATCATGATCCATCAGCCGCATGGAGGAGCGCAGGGCCAGGCCAGCGATATTGCCATCAGTGCCAAGCGGATTCTGCAGATCAGGGAAAAAATCGTCCGGATTACGGCAGAACGGACCGGCCAGCCGGCAGAGCGTGTAGAAAAAGATATGGACCGCGATTATTTCATGACGGCAGACGAGGCACTTGACTACGGCGTTATTGACAAGGAAATTTCAAGTTTATAATCATAAAGGAGCTGATGAGCATGCTGCAGGAATTGCTTGGACAGAAGGTAGCCGTGCATTTTCTGGATGGAACAAGTGTCAGGGAAGGCGTGCTGGAGGAGCTTGACGAGCGTTTTGTAAAATACCGCACAGAGTTTCAGCTGCTGTACATCCCGTTGACCTCAATCCGGGCGGTAGCGCTGGAGACCAAGGAGCGGGAGCGTCCGCGGGTCGGATTCGGGCATTAGTAGTTAAAATAAGGGGACTATTCTTACGCCGGAAGGCGCAGGGGTAGTCTTTTTTATGCAGGCAGGATTCCATTGATAATCATTATCAATTATACTGAAAAGAATGATAGAGTGATTGATATGATGGTGGTGAGCTGGCAATGGTAGAAGAGGAAATAACGGCCGGTCAGGAGACGGACCTGCAGG
Proteins encoded:
- a CDS encoding RNA polymerase sigma factor; translated protein: MLILDQHDTADKAADDERLHPLHTALDRYCLALTRSRHEADDLVQDTWTKALGYSGWAASPNRQALLLRIARHTWIDSLRRKSAHHRAMERGLQQAETAAEQGQSSLSELETVFHALIKSLPPLQLTVFLLRDVLGYPAQEAAEQLDTTEGAVKAALYRARQALAAVREELAGDGPALPADSDFRLLLAALAGAYEQGQVPVMLELLRRQKAAGITMATGFSKVEARHYAVPAPNGYTGSYGGLRMSA
- a CDS encoding NAD-dependent epimerase/dehydratase family protein; translated protein: MRSILVLGGTRFFGKRLVQRLLEDENTRVTILTRGQTADDFGSRVTRLNADRSDAKALAEAVSGRHFDVVYDNICYSPDDAAAAANIFADTAGRYILTSSLSVYDPSPEMLHEAGFDPAHYPVRLGPKDDFSYQEGKRLAEAILLGQSAFPAAAVRFPIVLGTDDYTRRLHFHIEQITQGKPVGIPNPEALISFIRSDEAADFLYWLGFSPLTGPVNACSDGAIAIQEVISLIEAVTGKQAITAQRTADKDMSPFGITESWYMNTAKARSAGFVFLSLTAWLPELVAVLNASLSQSE
- the clpP gene encoding ATP-dependent Clp endopeptidase proteolytic subunit ClpP, encoding MSVIPYVVEQTGRGERSYDIYSRLLKDRIVFVGAAIDDQLANSIIAQLLYLAAEDPEKDIQMFINSPGGSTTAGFGIYDTMQVIKPQVSTICTGFAASFGSLLLLAGAPGKRFALPNSEIMIHQPHGGAQGQASDIAISAKRILQIREKIVRITAERTGQPAERVEKDMDRDYFMTADEALDYGVIDKEISSL
- a CDS encoding methyl-accepting chemotaxis protein, whose amino-acid sequence is MKRNMLHLSMKWKLVLSFTAISLIFLVVALVQGQKISQVELSMERQKSEMEKRITVSTITQLLQELNSLETELAESSDLELAQPFMDKQQQLEEAVARVDFEKETSAWKDLQLLQSALKMYSGYVGKLVETMGDTSLDPLTVLEEIDGLHTNALAVHQQLLKINTALYTAASDNADKAQAESFTLLEHTVSIVYYAAGIVVLLLLILAVLLIRSFLAPVGKLQHALRNIAEGDLRQQINSPYDDELGRLSFHFDHMVTRVREMLRQTVQVASTLADYSRSFQESSTVTANTNQEIVRTIQEISVGADQQAVQSEQSALLLQELEREVAEITDYTDKMLATSGTADLNARKGSDTVGELQRISERSRFSIGKVYEALEKLVEQSGDISRITNSITEISKQTNILSLNAAIEAARAGAAGKGFAVIADEVRHLSVQTSDSSILISRIIGELQENMAGFEKEMLDTKKSLEEQDSQVAETLASFKAIDHSISGISRQITQIHGKVEETQRINSRLGESIHSVASVAEQTAAGVQEVNASSTQQDQAIHDIARQALEISELSQRLFREINVFRIEEDGAGPASAGRLISMDEARQGKEEAPLLALAE